The region ACATACCTTAAAATCATTATTTGTTGCAAAAACTCCACTTTTGAATCATCATTAGCATGTCCAGTTCTAAGGTACTTCATTGCAACATCCACACCAAGGTAAGTTCCTCGATATctgcaaaataaaaaaaatactggtTACTGAATTGTCCTAAAGTTTCCACAAATCATAATACAGATGATTTCACTATGTTTGTTGGCAGTGTCCCTTGTGAACCTATTTCACTGTGAAAACATGCTAGAAAACGGCATGAAATCCCCACTAGCAGAGTAGCAGTTAAGTGGTGTATGTCATCCTTAACAATTAATTCATGTTACTCTTTCCTCTATTTACTAAGCAAGTGCTATGTAGTTCTTACAAGTCACCAGAAGATTTAGATGCGATCCTTTCCTCAATCTGCAACAGATCCCAGTCGAATTCAGAATCTCCAATCTTTTCTTGCAGCTCTAGTATTCTCTCCGAGGCTGAAGTTGTTAGATTACATAATGAGGGCTGCGTACCACAAGGAAGTTAAAGTTGTTAGGAAAAGGTTAGACACAACTTGTTAATTCTTGCAATGCTTACTGCATGCATTTACAGCACAGCTGCATTTGCATACTTAGAAAAGTTGAATTACCAGCACCTATGTACTATAACTGACCAGGCAGATACCTAAGAATTTTAAGTATTCACGTAAGTAATGTAAGTATGTaactaaaaaaagaagagaaagcttACATTACGTTTCGCTGTCTCCTTGAGCTGCTGCAGCAAACCATCTGTCTCCTGCATATAGCGTCAGGTAATATTTTACTCAAAAAAAAATCTTTTGGAAGTAACAGTGTGTAATATAACCTACAGATGCTCCACTACTCATAAGAATCTACAGAGCACATTGAGAACTCGGTTACTCCGTCTTACCTAGGCAGGCACTCCAAATTCATGGGTTAATGTCAAAATACAGCTCTATGTTCTATGACCACGTTATAAGCTAAATAGCTATCAACTAAGATGGTGCCCAGGATTTTTTATTTCATTGACAATAACTAGGgggaacacataaactcataagtaACTGGAACTACACAAATGCGTCCACTTTTGAGTTATCGTTAAGATGTCGCACGAGTGTATAGATGTGCTCCAGTATAACCATGCTTTAAGTTTACCTCTGTATCCCAGCCATCAACAACAAATATGCCCAAACACAATCCATCTGTTGTTGAGAACACGTGAGCTTCACGAATGTTCAATCCAAGATTGCATACCAACGAAGATAGCTACAAAACAATAACTCAAAATTTTATAGAAGTTGATACAAGTAGTATGACACGGCCGATGGACCGATACTCCTATGTCCTTACCTGACAAAGGAGCTTTGGCTTGTCattagaagaaaaaataatttcaTGAAGAAGCTGAATTTCTGTATCCCTCCTGTGGAAATTTAAACGGCAACTGAGGATCAAAGTTCATTGCTGAGGCAGGTTAACGAAAAGGTAGCCCGAAATACGCCACTTGCCAAACTACTATGAAATACGCCAATGCCAAACTGCACGAAGATAGCCCACCACCACGCTCTCCTAGATAGTCGTATGGTTCAACTTCAATATATCATTCCAGATTGCAAATGAAAACATGCTATGCTAAAATCTTTCTATCAAGTTATGAGAACCATTGGCACTGCCACATGGTTGTTTTTTCAATAAAAATGAGCTGCAACGCAGGCCAACAGAAAAGTTATCAGCATGTTTTGGTCAAGCCATTCCGGATTTACAAATCAGAATAAAAGAAAGCTTTATATTTGAAAGAAGACcaacttttgtgtgtgtgtgtgtgtgccaaaATGATCAAACAACTTTCCTCTAAAACAGATGATCAAGTGGCGTCAACGGTACTACTTGCTCCCTCCCGAGATCCAATCTCCGTCCCGGGTCGCTCCTTCCCTGAGCGACTCCGGAGGCACCCCCGCCCTAGAACTTCCCCTCCCCGATCTTGGCTCCTCCAGCCGCCGCCGTTGCGGCAGCGGCGGCGCCCATCCCGTCAAAGACGGAAGGCTGGAGAGGCACTGCGCAGTGGTGCTCCACGGGCAGAGGTGGGGCGTTGGCTGGGAGTGCAGGGCGGCGCGACTGTTATGGCCACGGCCTAAGGTCTTTCGGCAGGGTGGCATCATGGAGGTGCAGGCGTGACGCCCGCGGACGTGTTGCTCCGATCTGATTCGGGCCAACGCGGACGTGCAGGGTTGCCTTCTTCTCGACGTCCAGTCCGGCAAGGAGTTGACCGGCAGCGTGGGGGCCTGCTGGTCTTGCGTCTAAAGGTGGTCTGGACGTGCTGTTCTTCGAGTGCCAAGTCGTCATCTGCTTCATGTCGGCCTCCCCGATCTGGACGCCGACGAGTTCCCCTTGGAGATTTCCGCTGATTAGCGCATGGCGCCACTGGATATCTAGATCGGATTTGATCCGGTCATGCGCGCCCTTATCTTCGGCCAGTGAGGCTTCATGAGGGCATGGCGCGAAGCTTCGCGTTCTTTTTGGTGCCATGGGACATGTCTAAATATAGATTTCCACGATACTGATAGAGGTGGAGAAAGTCATGACGGTTGCGATCGGAGGTTTGAAATGGCAGAGAGGTGTTTTGGTTGCGACGAAGACTATGGCACATGTTCTTCCTGTGTGTCAGGTGTTTGGTGACTTGCAGATGCAGCCTTGGCAAGACGGGGTGGCGTGAAGGTTCGCGTTTTTGTTGGTGCCATGGGACATGTCTAAATATAGATTTCTATGATGTTGATAGAGGTGGAGAAAGTCATGGCGGTTGCGATCAGAGGTTTGAAATGGCAGAGAGGTGTTTTGGTTGCGACGAAGACTGGTGGCACATGTTCTTTCCGTGTGTCAGGTGTCTGGTAACTTGCAGATTCAGCCTTGGCAAGAGGGGTGGCATTATCTTTGGTGGTGGTTAGAGTGCCGCTGTTATCGAGTTTCAATCACCATGATGGGATCTTTGCTTTCTTTTGctctctattttattttatttttgatgtgTGCATCCCTGATATGTTTGGACATCTTGTTGGTGCAGAGGCTGAGTGTAATTCGTACGTTtgcgatattaatatattcccctTGTAGGAAAAAAAGATGATCAAGTGTAAACCAGAGGCGTTGGAGAGTGGGTGGGCGGGTGGGGTGAACCTATACGATACGGTACCTCAAATCGGAGGCCAGAGAGCCTCCACAGTTACCGTTTTCACTCGGAGCAGACTCTGCGTCCTGCAGTTTGTCCTCATGAAGGTACTGCCCATGGAAACATAGCATAATAATAATACAGTAAGCGACACTGCAAGCATCTTGTTCCAGTTTAATGGATGGGTGGATGGATTACCCGTAGGAATCGTGCGTGGAAGACGGGGCGGTTGTCGGGGTCGGCGCACTCGGCGAGGATCCGGCGGTGCAGCAGCACGTCCTCGGCCCTGTTCACGTCCAGGTCGATGTAGTAGCTGGACGGGAGGCGGTCGTAGTGGTCCTCAAGCACGAGGTCCAAGAAGGGGTCGGAGAGCGCCTCCTGGTTGCCGGCGGCCCGCAGGCGGTCGTAGACCTCCCTCCTGACGCCGGACAGCTGCACCGCGCGcgcaccgctgccgccgccgtggCCGGCGGCCGCGGGGGGCGGCCAGCAGCTCTCGCCCGCGCCGTCGCTGTCCGCCATCCGCCCGCGCGTGTGCGTGGGCCAACGCTGCGGCCATCGCGGCGCGCTTTATGGGAGTGGGAGTGGGGAGAGCGAGGGACGGTGACGACGACGTACTGCCGGCGCAGTGGACTGGGCTGGCGAATCCGAGGGGGCTCTCTTGGCGGTTGCGGCCGGCCAGAATTTTCTAGATGGCGGCGCCGGCTGCGTATTTGCAGTGGCGCGCGCGAGCAAGGGGCACGCCCAGCCCACCCGCCGGCCACGACGAGCCGAGCCCGAACCCAGAAATGGCGAAAAAAGATAGTTATTTATTCAAAACCACTAGGGTGCCACATTGAAGACAGGGCACACTAAACCATAAAAAATGTGCCTAATGAGTAACACGGAGCACTGATGTTTCAATTTGGCACGAAAACAATGAAACCAACAGTGGTGGCCCGCCGACGAGATGACGTGATGTGCTTGTGTGGACAATATGCTGACTTGAAGGGGGTCCCACCTATCAATGACTAATGTGTTTATTTTTGtcaccttttctttttatttcttttttcctcTATGCGCATTTAACCGAACACATTGTGAGCGAGCGCTGGACACGGACATCATCGGCACTGCCACGACAGAGGACATGTGCAGCAGTAACGCCTAGCCAGCACCTCTCCGGGCTTCTGCCGGCGAGCACCTCCGGGAGACCAGCTCACGTCTATGGGCCACGTCGTGGAAGTGGCCGCTCGTCAGAGGTGGACGCGGACATGGCCAGGGTGGGAACTCGTGGGAGCACAACGTGCAGCCCTGCGTGGCGTGCAAGGCGAGGCGCCACAAATCCTGACTTTGCCGTCAATGGCGGACGGTCGGGAATGGAGGGATGAGGCACGGACGCAGCGAGTGGGAGCAGCGCCGGCAGCAGGACGTGCGAGCTTGCTCCGCGCCCGCTAGAGCCGGAGCAGAGCGCGCCATCCGAGGGCGGGAAGCTCAACCTCGCCACGGAAGCCGTGGACTcagcggcgctagagccgaacGCAGATCCGACCTCCAACGAGGCCTGCGTCATCAGagcctcggactcgtctccagccATAGGCTCTGAACCACATGTATCAGCacccatcgaatctaactgggcgTCGAtcctggagttcagctccgcggacatctttcaacactcacccttgggcgatgtgttaaactcattaaagtccctctccttgtcaggagattcttggccgaactatgtctggcttgagtgggaagcgaacgacgaagagcttcgttgcccacccaccacccacttgatagccactgtcgatgatttgaccgacatgcttgatttcgactccgaggacatcgacgatatggacgacgatgccggagaagaacaggaaccaccgcccatagggcgttggacaaccacctcatcatacgatatatacatggtggatacacccaaagaagacaatggcgagaataaaaaggatccagttgaggataagcctcctgagaagcagccaaagtgccgacgtcagcggcgccgctctaaatcaccccatggtaaaaatagcgataccggcaccagagacaatagcactccggacgatgccgaagacaacgaagaccccgccaaGCCAAGTTTCAAATAGGCTGAACGGGAAGACGGGCGAGCCAACCCTGATGAATAGGCCGTGAACGACGACTCAGAGGACAGCAATTACATGtctctctccgaggacgaggtgagcctcggcgacgaagaatttatcgtgccggaggatcccatcgagcaagagcgtgTTAAGCGCCGGCtattagccactgcaaagagcctaaagaagaagcatcaacagcttcaagctgaccaagatttgctcactgatagatggactgaggtcctggcagccgaggaatatggactcgaatgcccagccaaaagttacccgcggtgcaaattgctacctcaattcgatgatgaggcgtgGGAGCCCGTACTACTAGCGCATAATGCGGCTGGCCGACCTCCGCGTGGCCGAGATAAAGCGGTAATTTCAGCCTGAATATCAGCCCGCTTTGCCTCGCCGAACAAACAGAAACAAAACAACTCGGGGAAACACGCATGACATGCGGTACCACTTGGAGAACAGAGTAGGacaaaccagatcgatctatggatcacgggggtgcgCCCCAACGTGCAACAACGGCCACCACACCGGATATGACAAATACACACCTGTCCGAGCCGACCACCGCAGACCGGCTCTATCTGAGCTGCGTCccgacatagcccgacatagaggcgccgcacaccccctatgcttcactgatgaagtaatggaacatgaattcccagaagggtttaaacccgtaaacattgaatcatacgatgggacaacagatcccgcggtatggatcgaggacttccttctccatatacatatggcccgcggtgatgatctccatgccatcaagtatctccggctaaaactcaagggaccagctcggcactggttgaacagtgtgcccgaaaactccattggcagttgggataacctggaagatgcattccttgacaacttccagggcacttatgtccgacctccggatgccgatgacttaagtcatataatccaacagtccggagagtcagccaggaaattctggactcggttcataactaaaaagaaccagatcattgattgtccggatgccgaagccctagcggcctttaagcataacatctatGACGAGTGGATCGCcccacacctcggccaagagaagctgaagtccatggcagcccttacgacgctcatgacccgcttttgtgcgggcgaggatagctggctagctcgtagcaacagcacctctagtaaacctggcacttccgaagccagagatagcaacggcaagccccgacgtaacagacacaagcatcgaaataatggcgatcacgccgaagacacggccgtcaatgccggattcagtggctccaagtccggtcagcggaaaaagccatttaagagaaacaatctggggccgtccagtctggaccgcattctcgatcgtccatgtcaaatccacgacacccccgataaaccagccaatcataccaatagagaatgttaggtattcaaacaggccggcaagttaaacaccaaaaacaaggaaaagggatcgcaaagcgatgacgacgaggaaccccggccaccgaacacaaggggacagaagaagtttcctccccaagtcaaaatggtaaacatgatatatgctacccatatccccaaaagggagcggaagcgcgcactagggacgtctacgcgatggagccagtcgccctaaagttcaacccatggtcctcctgtccgatcaccttcgatcggagggaccatccgaccagtatccgtcatggcggttcagcagcactggtccttgaccccattattgatggattccacctcacacaagtcctcatggacggtggcagcagcctgaacctgctctgcagcccttgcagtagaagtacggagcagccttcttaggcagaccctcaattcggcaataaagccccgggACACCGTCAAGCAAGTCTGAACTACTTTGCAGCAGGATCGTACGGCTCGTCCAGAGcccacctagcaattcggcctccgtcctagtcccaatcaagcggtgaaattcatgccgcacgtacataattattgttggaaatatgccctagaggcaataataaaagcattattattatatttccttgttcatgataattgtctttattcatgctataattgtgttatccggaaatcgtaatacatgtgtgaataacagacaccaacatgtccctagtgagcctctagttgactagctcgttgatcaacagatagtcatggtttcctgactatggacactggatgtcattgataacgagatcacatcattgggagaatgatgtgatggacaagacccaatcctaaacatagcacaagatcgtatagttcgtttgctagagttttccaatgtcaagtatcttttccttagaccatgagatcgtgtaactcccggataccgtagaagtgctttgggtatgccaaacgtcacaacgtaactgggtgactataaaggtagactacgggtatctccgaaagtgtctgttgggtgacatggatcaagactgggatttgtcactccgtatgacggagaggtatcactgggcccactcggtaatgcatcatcataatgagctcagagtgaccaagtgtctggtcacgggatcatgcattacggtacgagtaaagtgacttgccggtaacgagattgaacgaggtattgggataccgacgatcgaatctcgggcaagtaacatatcgatagacaaagggaatagcgtacgggattgattaaatcctcgacatcgtggttcatccgatgagatcatcgtggagcatgtgggagccaacatgggtatccagatcccgctgttggttattgaccggagagtcgtctcggtcatgtctgcttgtctcccgaacccgtagggtctacacacttaaggttcggtgacgctagggttatgaagatatgtatatgcagaaacccgaatgttgttcggagtcccggatgagatcccggacgtcatgaggagttccggaatggtccggaggtaaagaattatatataggaagtgctatttcgggcatcgggacaagtttcggggttatcggtattgtaccgggaccaccagaagggtcccggtggtccaccgggtggggccacctgtcccagggggccacatgggctgtagggggtgcgccttggcctagatgggccaagggcaccagcccctataggcccatgcgcctagggtttccaccatggaagagtccatgtggtggaaggcacccctaggtgccttgggggggagggaaacctccccttggccgccgcccccctagtagatgccatctactagggccggcgcccccccttggcacccctatatatagtgggggggagaggagggattttataccagcccctggcgcctccacctccccccgttacgtctctccctcgtagtctcggcgaagccctgctgctgtgacgccctgcatccaccaccacgccgtcgtgctgctggatcttcatcaacctctcctccccccttgctggatcaagaaggaggagacgtctcccgtcccgtacgtgtgttgaacgcggaggtgccgtccgttcggcgctggtcatcggtgatttggatcacgtcgagtacgactacatcatcaccgttcttttgaacgcttccgctcgcgatctacaaaggtatgtagatgcatccaatgactcgttgctagatgaactcctagatgatcttggtgaaatgagtaggaaaatttttgttttctgcaacgttccccaacagtggtatcagagctaggtctatgcatagttcttcttgcgcgagttgaacacaatttgtt is a window of Triticum dicoccoides isolate Atlit2015 ecotype Zavitan chromosome 2B, WEW_v2.0, whole genome shotgun sequence DNA encoding:
- the LOC119361533 gene encoding serine/threonine-protein kinase STY8-like; its protein translation is MADSDGAGESCWPPPAAAGHGGGSGARAVQLSGVRREVYDRLRAAGNQEALSDPFLDLVLEDHYDRLPSSYYIDLDVNRAEDVLLHRRILAECADPDNRPVFHARFLRYLHEDKLQDAESAPSENGNCGGSLASDLSCRLNFHRRDTEIQLLHEIIFSSNDKPKLLCQLSSLVCNLGLNIREAHVFSTTDGLCLGIFVVDGWDTEETDGLLQQLKETAKRNPSLCNLTTSASERILELQEKIGDSEFDWDLLQIEERIASKSSGDLYRGTYLGVDVAMKYLRTGHANDDSKVEFLQQIMILRSVNHENVIRFYGACTKHRWYLIVTEYMAGGNLYDFLHKQKNTLELSLILRIAIGISKGMDYLHQNNIIHRDLKSANLLLGDAQVVKIADFGVSQEGDMTSENGTYRWIAPEVINHKSYDHKADVFSFAIVLWELVTSKVPYENLTPLQAALSVRQGIRLVIPSSVHPRLSKLIQRCWGENPHTRPVFYEITAELQDILQTFQPPPGPKEAIVVRNKRYR